From Nymphaea colorata isolate Beijing-Zhang1983 chromosome 6, ASM883128v2, whole genome shotgun sequence, a single genomic window includes:
- the LOC116255948 gene encoding LOW QUALITY PROTEIN: ubiquitin carboxyl-terminal hydrolase 24-like (The sequence of the model RefSeq protein was modified relative to this genomic sequence to represent the inferred CDS: substituted 1 base at 1 genomic stop codon): MVHYKAKSMDGIQRVSANTKSVVGYPHFSHVNTGKEAAKKVPAGIRSVSGSLQNGSGTLNPSVGQVREKDARSVGSPDGAAKHLCVENATSTLAHILDVQTNVKGGSDAKPVISDKTETVSAFLQKLNIRVGAENSGAQISHPSDVHGDGSMLVSGVLQKPKSEDHDGSSPHGPEDGTPKYGSSTITGDIICSNSFIHSSNGPTSGKDVNGASNGIETSVKYVQPRGLINLGNLCFLNATLQALLSCSVFVQLLQKLIVRDIPKTGYPTLHAFTELISEFEASKDLSAKKKASAVVEVGKPFSPAMFESVLKKFTPDLPANISGRPRQEDAQEFLSFVMDQMHDELLKLEGHLSFSDGGRSSLVSSAEDEDWETVGPKNKTAVTRTQSFVPSELSDIFGGQLRSVVKARGNKASATVQPFLLLHLDIFPDAVHTIEDALRLFSAPETLEGXRASTGKAGVVSAQKSVKIQTLSRIMILHLMRFSYGSLGSTKLYKPVKFPLELVLGRELLVSSTTEGRRYELVATITHIGSDPSRGHYVADAKHVEGRWLRFDDASVSVVGQNDVLHDHAYVLFYQQV, from the coding sequence ATGGTTCACTACAAAGCTAAGTCCATGGATGGCATACAGAGAGTATCTGCAAACACAAAATCAGTTGTCGGTTATCCTCATTTCAGTCATGTTAATACTGGCAAAGAAGCAGCTAAGAAGGTCCCTGCTGGAATTAGATCGGTGTCTGGTTCACTACAAAATGGATCAGGTACCCTAAATCCATCAGTGGGACAGGTTCGTGAGAAGGATGCCCGTTCTGTTGGGAGCCCTGATGGGGCAGCCAAACATTTATGCGTAGAAAATGCCACTAGTACTCTGGCCCACATTTTGGATGTTCAAACGAATGTCAAAGGAGGTTCCGACGCTAAGCCTGTCATTTCAGACAAAACAGAGACAGTTTCTGCTTTCTTGCAGAAATTGAATATCAGGGTGGGCGCGGAAAATAGTGGCGCTCAAATTTCTCATCCATCTGATGTTCATGGAGATGGCAGTATGTTGGTTTCAGGAGTGCTTCAGAAGCCAAAGTCTGAGGACCACGATGGTAGTTCTCCACACGGCCCTGAGGATGGAACACCAAAATATGGAAGCAGCACGATCACTGGTGATATCATTTGCAGTAATTCCTTTATTCACTCGTCAAACGGTCCGACTTCAGGAAAGGATGTAAACGGAGCATCAAATGGGATAGAAACATCTGTCAAATATGTGCAACCAAGAGGCTTAATAAACTTGGGGAATCTGTGCTTTCTTAATGCAACCCTTCAAGCACTTCTTTCATGTTCAGTTTTTGTTCAGCTTTTACAGAAACTTATTGTTCGTGATATTCCCAAGACTGGATACCCAACATTACATGCATTTACTGAGCTCATTTCTGAGTTTGAAGCATCAAAGGATTTGAGTGCAAAAAAGAAGGCGAGTGCTGTTGTTGAGGTTGGAAAGCCATTTAGTCCTGCTATGTTTGAATCTGTCTTAAAGAAGTTCACTCCAGATTTGCCTGCAAACATATCAGGGAGGCCAAGGCAAGAAGATGCTCAGGAGTTCTTAAGTTTCGTGATGGACCAGATGCATGATGAGTTATTAAAACTGGAAGGTCACCTGTCATTTTCGGATGGGGGAAGGTCATCACTGGTTTCTTCTGCTGAAGATGAAGACTGGGAAACTGTTGGACCGAAAAATAAGACTGCAGTGACCAGAACTCAAAGTTTTGTGCCATCTGAGTTGAGTGATATATTTGGAGGGCAGCTACGAAGTGTTGTTAAAGCAAGAGGCAATAAAGCATCAGCTACAGTGCAGCCATTCCTTCTGCTTCATTTGGATATATTTCCTGATGCTGTTCATACAATTGAGGATGCACTCCGGCTGTTTTCTGCGCCAGAAACACTTGAAGGCTAGAGAGCATCAACAGGAAAGGCTGGAGTCGTCAGTGCCCAGAAGTCTGTGAAAATACAGACCCTGTCCAGGATTATGATTCTACATTTGATGCGGTTCAGCTATGGGAGCTTGGGAAGTACCAAACTGTATAAACCTGTTAAATTCCCCCTTGAATTGGTTCTTGGGCGTGAGCTGCTTGTCTCGTCTACGACAGAGGGCAGGAGATATGAACTTGTTGCTACAATTACCCATATAGGGAGTGACCCATCAAGAGGACATTATGTAGCTGATGCGAAGCATGTGGAAGGCAGATGGCTACGTTTTGATGATGCATCAGTCAGTGTCGTGGGTCAAAATGACGTGCTCCATGATCATGCTTACGTACTTTTTTATCAGCAGGTTTAG